A single Streptomyces sp. Edi2 DNA region contains:
- a CDS encoding winged helix-turn-helix domain-containing protein yields MNGEARLLAPLVPTRGYFPDFLTPAEGLLGMTDALAALRETPAVRLQEELARLSTATRPLPSWIRAMAEGDTRALGRLAGILQRYYEAAVAPYWPRVQGRIEADRAARGRALLDGGADRLLASLPPMMRWRSPVLEADYPVDRDLHLGGRGLLLLPSYFCRRTPVTFHNTDLTPVLVYPVEHQTPRLTPPVPPERSLGRLVGQTRSAILQGIGVGCTTSELARRADVSLASASQHATVLRDAGLLVTLRQGNAVLHTLTPLGAALLRGARPAEAAAYERLG; encoded by the coding sequence TTGAATGGCGAAGCGCGTCTGCTGGCGCCGCTCGTGCCCACCCGCGGATATTTTCCCGATTTCCTGACGCCCGCCGAAGGGCTCCTCGGCATGACCGACGCGCTCGCCGCGCTGCGCGAGACGCCGGCCGTCCGGCTGCAGGAGGAACTGGCCCGGCTCTCCACGGCCACCCGCCCGCTGCCGTCGTGGATACGGGCGATGGCCGAGGGCGACACCCGTGCCCTCGGCCGGCTCGCCGGGATCCTCCAGCGCTATTACGAGGCGGCCGTCGCCCCGTACTGGCCGCGCGTCCAGGGCCGTATCGAGGCCGACCGGGCCGCCCGTGGCAGGGCGCTGCTCGACGGCGGCGCGGACCGGCTGCTCGCCTCGCTCCCGCCGATGATGCGCTGGCGCTCGCCCGTACTGGAGGCCGACTATCCGGTGGACCGCGATCTCCACCTCGGCGGCCGGGGGCTGTTGCTGCTGCCGTCGTACTTCTGCCGCCGCACCCCGGTCACCTTCCACAACACGGACCTGACGCCCGTGCTGGTCTACCCCGTGGAACACCAGACGCCGCGGCTCACCCCGCCGGTCCCGCCGGAACGTTCCCTCGGCCGGCTCGTCGGGCAGACCCGCTCCGCGATACTCCAGGGCATCGGCGTCGGCTGCACCACCAGCGAACTCGCCCGCCGTGCCGATGTCTCACTGGCCTCCGCCAGTCAGCATGCGACGGTGCTCCGCGACGCCGGCCTGCTGGTCACCCTGCGGCAGGGCAACGCGGTGCTGCACACCCTCACTCCGCTGGGGGCGGCCCTGCTGCGCGGTGCGCGTCCGGCGGAAGCGGCGGCGTACGAACGGCTGGGGTGA
- a CDS encoding oxidoreductase, whose protein sequence is MTRWNTSHIADQTGRSAVVTGANSGLGYATARELARAGARVLLACRNEARGMAALDRLRSDVPTAEAEFRPLDLADLSSVRDFAAALDDFDGDRLDLLINNAGVMALPYRTTADGFEMQFGTNHLGHFALTGLLLPKLLATPGARVVTVSSMLHALADLDFTDLNSARSYRRWIAYSRSKGANLLFTHELSRRLAAAGSQVVAAAAHPGYASTNLMTAGVRMEGRTSAERIIDFGTGLVAQSPDGGALGTLCAATAPHMRPDSFIGPRNGLRGAPVQSFRAPWTRKDANGERLWAASEELTGVRYDFSRPAAAF, encoded by the coding sequence GTGACCCGGTGGAACACCAGCCACATCGCCGACCAGACCGGCCGCTCGGCGGTCGTCACCGGCGCCAACAGCGGACTCGGCTACGCCACGGCGCGTGAACTGGCCCGCGCCGGCGCCCGCGTACTGCTGGCCTGCCGCAACGAGGCACGGGGCATGGCCGCCCTGGACCGGCTGCGGTCCGATGTCCCCACCGCCGAGGCCGAGTTCCGGCCCCTCGACCTGGCCGATCTCTCCTCCGTACGGGACTTCGCCGCCGCCCTCGACGACTTCGACGGCGACCGCCTCGACCTGCTCATCAACAACGCCGGCGTGATGGCATTGCCGTACCGGACCACCGCCGACGGCTTCGAGATGCAGTTCGGCACCAACCATCTCGGCCACTTCGCACTGACCGGGCTGCTGCTGCCCAAGCTGCTCGCCACGCCCGGCGCCCGGGTCGTCACCGTCTCCAGCATGCTGCACGCCCTCGCCGACCTCGACTTCACCGACCTCAACAGCGCGCGCTCCTACCGCCGCTGGATCGCGTACAGCCGCTCCAAGGGCGCCAACCTGCTCTTCACCCACGAACTGTCCCGGCGGCTGGCCGCGGCCGGCTCCCAGGTCGTCGCGGCCGCCGCGCACCCCGGATACGCCTCCACCAATCTCATGACCGCCGGCGTCCGCATGGAGGGCCGCACCTCCGCCGAGCGGATCATCGACTTCGGGACGGGCCTCGTCGCCCAGTCCCCGGACGGCGGTGCCCTGGGTACCCTCTGCGCGGCCACCGCGCCCCATATGCGGCCCGACTCCTTCATCGGTCCGCGCAACGGGCTGCGCGGCGCCCCCGTCCAGTCCTTCCGCGCCCCCTGGACCAGGAAGGACGCCAACGGCGAGCGCCTGTGGGCCGCATCGGAGGAGCTCACCGGTGTCCGCTACGACTTCTCGCGCCCGGCTGCGGCATTCTGA
- a CDS encoding sugar ABC transporter permease — translation MFGPQRRNLWFWVFVGPFAIGLGLFTYVPLVWSVYLSFFDAHNTVSPAGSDFVGLGNYAAMLSDPAFLGSLGTFALFTVFIVPATYALSLALALMVNRLRCAQAFFRSVFFLPTACSYVVASVIWKLSVFNGVRFGLANTVLGWFGADQTAWLSTTHPPWYWLVLVTVRLWLQAGFYMILFLAGLQRISPQLYEAAAMDGARPGWQVFRYITFPQLRATSVAVVLLLVINAFQAFDEFYNLLSDARGYPPYARPPLVYLYYTALGQDQNLGLGSAGAVILALIIAVATVVQARWFGLGRKEE, via the coding sequence TTGTTCGGCCCGCAGCGGCGGAACCTCTGGTTCTGGGTCTTCGTCGGGCCGTTCGCGATCGGGCTCGGGCTGTTCACCTACGTACCGTTGGTGTGGAGCGTCTACCTGAGCTTCTTCGACGCGCACAACACCGTCAGTCCGGCCGGCTCGGACTTCGTCGGGCTGGGCAACTACGCCGCGATGCTGAGCGATCCGGCGTTCCTCGGCAGCCTGGGCACCTTCGCCCTGTTCACGGTGTTCATCGTGCCGGCGACCTATGCGCTGTCGCTCGCGCTGGCGCTGATGGTGAACCGGCTGCGCTGCGCCCAGGCGTTCTTCCGGTCGGTGTTCTTCCTGCCGACCGCCTGCTCCTATGTCGTCGCATCGGTGATCTGGAAGCTGTCGGTCTTCAACGGAGTCCGGTTCGGACTGGCCAACACCGTGCTGGGATGGTTCGGCGCGGATCAGACGGCCTGGCTGTCGACGACCCATCCGCCCTGGTACTGGCTGGTCCTCGTGACCGTACGGCTGTGGCTGCAGGCCGGGTTCTACATGATCCTGTTTCTGGCCGGGCTGCAGCGGATCTCACCCCAGCTGTACGAAGCGGCGGCGATGGACGGGGCGCGTCCTGGCTGGCAGGTCTTCCGGTACATCACCTTTCCGCAGTTGCGCGCCACGTCCGTGGCCGTGGTGCTGCTGCTGGTGATCAATGCGTTCCAGGCGTTCGACGAGTTCTACAACCTGCTGAGCGATGCCCGCGGCTATCCGCCCTACGCCCGGCCGCCCTTGGTCTATCTGTATTACACGGCGCTCGGACAGGACCAGAACCTCGGGCTGGGCAGTGCGGGTGCGGTGATCCTGGCGCTGATCATCGCGGTGGCGACGGTCGTCCAGGCCCGCTGGTTCGGCCTCGGCCGCAAGGAGGAGTGA
- a CDS encoding maleylpyruvate isomerase family mycothiol-dependent enzyme translates to MNPANPAMDYEGHCAAIVDQATLLASCLTEQDADLTTTVPSCPDWNLAQLLRHLGEAHRWVEDLVRTRATEPPPETALRVLPRDTTQSPAEAAAWLTEGARRLADTLRSTDPGTEIWTPLPSGSPRFFARRMAHETVMHRADVTLALGSDFTVDQHLALDTVDEWMELGSLPEMFDFHPDRRELLGPGRTLHFHATDTPPEAAADWLVDLTGDTLAWRRAQEPAAVSIRAPLTDLLLLIYGRTPADDTAFEITGDAELLEFWLARVLFG, encoded by the coding sequence ATGAACCCCGCGAACCCCGCCATGGATTACGAAGGTCACTGCGCCGCCATCGTCGACCAGGCCACACTGCTGGCGTCCTGCCTCACGGAGCAGGACGCCGACCTGACGACCACCGTCCCCTCCTGCCCCGACTGGAACCTCGCCCAGCTGCTCCGTCATCTGGGCGAGGCCCATCGCTGGGTCGAGGACCTGGTACGGACCCGGGCGACCGAACCCCCGCCCGAGACCGCCCTCCGCGTCCTTCCCCGCGACACCACCCAGTCCCCCGCCGAGGCCGCCGCCTGGCTCACCGAAGGTGCCCGGCGCCTTGCGGACACGCTGCGCTCCACGGACCCCGGCACCGAGATCTGGACCCCGCTCCCCTCCGGCTCCCCGCGCTTCTTCGCCCGCCGCATGGCCCACGAGACGGTCATGCACCGCGCCGATGTCACGCTCGCGCTCGGCAGCGACTTCACCGTCGACCAGCACCTCGCCCTCGACACCGTCGACGAATGGATGGAACTCGGCTCCCTCCCCGAGATGTTCGACTTCCATCCCGACCGGCGCGAACTCCTCGGCCCCGGCCGCACCCTCCACTTCCACGCCACGGACACCCCGCCGGAAGCCGCCGCCGACTGGCTCGTCGACCTCACCGGCGACACCCTCGCCTGGCGCCGCGCCCAGGAACCAGCCGCCGTCTCCATCCGCGCGCCCCTGACCGACCTCCTGCTCCTCATCTACGGCCGCACCCCCGCCGACGACACCGCCTTCGAGATCACCGGCGACGCGGAACTGCTGGAGTTCTGGCTGGCACGGGTGCTGTTCGGCTGA
- a CDS encoding carbohydrate ABC transporter permease yields the protein MHDALTRAGRALRVVTVITLALLFLIPFYLLVRNGLATEREITAPDWTFFPHELQWSNLTEVFRDPNLPLGRALLNSTLIAVSTTIGTVVTASLAGYGLARIPYRHANVVFYAILGTLMVPAAVTFVPSFVLVSTLGWISTLRGLVIPTLFSAFACFIFRQYFLGFPKELEDAARVDGLGYWRTYWRIVVPNARPVFAAVATIVFIGAWNAFLWPLVIGQDQEAWTVQVALSTFTTAQNLNLHELFVAAAVSIAPLVVVFLLLQRYIVAGVERSGIDD from the coding sequence ATGCATGACGCGCTGACCAGAGCCGGGCGCGCGCTGCGGGTCGTCACCGTGATCACCCTCGCGCTGCTGTTCCTCATCCCCTTCTACCTGCTGGTGCGGAACGGGCTGGCCACCGAACGGGAGATCACGGCCCCCGACTGGACGTTCTTCCCGCACGAGCTGCAGTGGTCGAACCTCACCGAGGTCTTCCGGGATCCGAACCTCCCCCTGGGGCGAGCGCTGCTCAACTCCACACTGATCGCCGTGTCGACGACCATCGGCACGGTGGTGACGGCCTCGCTCGCCGGGTACGGCCTGGCCCGGATCCCCTACCGGCACGCCAATGTCGTCTTCTACGCGATCCTGGGGACGCTGATGGTCCCGGCGGCCGTGACGTTCGTGCCGAGCTTTGTGCTGGTCTCGACGCTCGGATGGATCTCCACCCTGCGGGGTCTGGTCATTCCGACGCTGTTCAGCGCGTTCGCCTGCTTCATCTTCCGGCAGTACTTCCTGGGCTTCCCCAAGGAACTGGAGGACGCGGCACGGGTCGACGGGCTCGGCTACTGGCGGACGTACTGGCGCATCGTGGTGCCCAATGCCCGGCCGGTCTTCGCCGCCGTCGCCACCATCGTCTTCATCGGCGCCTGGAACGCGTTCCTGTGGCCACTGGTGATCGGGCAGGACCAGGAGGCCTGGACGGTGCAGGTGGCGCTGTCGACGTTCACCACCGCGCAGAACCTCAATCTGCACGAGCTGTTCGTGGCCGCGGCGGTCTCGATCGCCCCGTTGGTGGTGGTCTTCCTGCTGCTCCAGCGGTACATCGTGGCGGGGGTGGAGCGCAGCGGGATCGACGACTGA
- a CDS encoding sugar ABC transporter substrate-binding protein encodes MTEIDRRRLLAAGGGVALAAGLTAACGSNTGRGGGGSGPAISQWYHQYGEPGTQQAVKRYAAAYKKANVSVQWRPGDYDRQTAAALLTDSGPDVFEVNGPLLDQIQGGQVVDLTAEVEPVKDDFNQAVLAPKIWQDKIWGIPQVVDMQLLYYRKSLLKKAGVRPPQTLDELVDGAKKLSGKKAKGLFLGNDGGVGVLGGTPLFAAGLSLIGPDGKVGFDDPAAARTLGKIRQLYADKSLLLGAPTDWSDPAAFIQGLTAMQWSGLWALPQIKKALGDDFGVLPFPKDGSGGKPSVQVGAYGSAVSARSKRKAEAKAFAKWLWVDRTDYQQDFALSYGFHIPARISLAKKAQQLQSGPAADAVRLSTDHGYAEPLLWTTADRTAYQDALSRIIKDGANPESELKAVVRKVNAELQRVKKK; translated from the coding sequence ATGACGGAGATCGACAGGCGGCGGTTGCTGGCGGCCGGCGGCGGGGTGGCCCTTGCCGCGGGACTGACGGCGGCATGCGGGTCCAACACCGGGCGGGGCGGCGGTGGTTCGGGGCCCGCGATCAGTCAGTGGTACCACCAGTACGGGGAGCCCGGGACCCAGCAGGCCGTGAAGCGGTACGCCGCCGCGTACAAGAAGGCGAACGTCTCCGTGCAGTGGCGGCCGGGTGACTACGACCGGCAGACGGCGGCTGCGCTGCTCACCGACTCGGGGCCGGACGTCTTCGAGGTCAACGGGCCGCTGCTGGACCAGATCCAGGGCGGCCAGGTCGTCGATCTGACCGCCGAAGTCGAGCCGGTGAAGGACGACTTCAACCAGGCCGTGCTGGCGCCGAAGATCTGGCAGGACAAGATCTGGGGCATCCCGCAGGTCGTCGACATGCAGCTGCTGTACTACCGCAAGAGTCTGCTGAAGAAGGCCGGGGTGCGGCCTCCGCAGACGCTCGACGAGCTGGTGGACGGGGCGAAGAAGCTCAGCGGCAAGAAGGCCAAGGGGCTGTTCCTCGGGAACGACGGCGGGGTGGGGGTGCTCGGCGGGACTCCGTTGTTCGCCGCCGGGCTGAGCCTGATCGGCCCGGACGGCAAGGTCGGGTTCGACGATCCGGCCGCGGCGCGCACCCTGGGCAAGATCCGGCAGCTGTACGCGGACAAGTCGTTGCTGCTCGGTGCGCCCACGGACTGGTCCGATCCGGCCGCCTTCATCCAGGGGCTGACCGCGATGCAGTGGTCGGGGCTGTGGGCGCTGCCGCAGATCAAGAAGGCGCTGGGGGACGACTTCGGGGTGCTGCCATTCCCGAAGGACGGGAGCGGAGGGAAACCCTCCGTACAGGTCGGTGCCTATGGCTCCGCGGTCAGTGCGCGGAGCAAGCGCAAGGCGGAGGCCAAGGCCTTCGCGAAGTGGCTGTGGGTGGACCGCACCGACTACCAGCAGGACTTCGCACTGTCGTACGGATTCCATATCCCGGCGCGGATCTCACTGGCGAAGAAGGCCCAGCAGCTGCAGTCAGGACCGGCGGCGGACGCGGTCCGGCTCTCGACCGATCACGGCTACGCCGAGCCGCTGTTGTGGACGACCGCGGACCGTACCGCCTATCAGGACGCGCTGAGCCGGATCATCAAGGACGGCGCCAACCCGGAGAGCGAGCTGAAGGCCGTGGTGCGCAAGGTCAACGCCGAGCTCCAGCGGGTCAAGAAGAAGTGA
- a CDS encoding TauD/TfdA family dioxygenase, producing MTTLADSAASLAPVTTPVLRPHRIPADGLYEGHRVLRRTPDGWEDRPYERFEVVPQAATIGAEIRGLDLSRPLSGGLRVELNRALLEWKVLFFRGQHLSSAAQREFARNWGELETNPLLARGDAKDVVRFDKAAGGVPTFENVWHTDVTFRERPALGAVLQLREVPPAGGDTMWADMAAAYDNLPPEIRAQANGARAVHDYLPGFARFYSAVQLAPFQEEFPPVEHPVVRRHPETGRRMLFVNASFTTRIVGLAEAESDRLLRVLFQQAQVPEFQVRWRWQAGDLAFWDNRATQHYAVNDYGTHRRVAERVAIAGDRPY from the coding sequence TTGACGACGCTCGCCGATTCCGCGGCTTCCCTCGCCCCCGTGACCACCCCCGTCCTGCGCCCCCATCGCATCCCCGCCGACGGCCTGTACGAAGGGCACCGCGTCCTGCGCCGCACTCCCGACGGCTGGGAGGACCGGCCGTACGAGCGCTTCGAGGTCGTGCCGCAGGCGGCCACCATCGGGGCCGAAATCCGTGGGCTGGACCTGTCCCGCCCGCTGTCCGGCGGCCTGCGCGTGGAGTTGAACCGGGCGTTGCTGGAGTGGAAGGTGCTGTTCTTCCGCGGGCAGCATCTGAGCTCCGCGGCGCAGCGTGAATTCGCTCGCAATTGGGGTGAGCTGGAGACCAACCCGTTGCTGGCGCGGGGCGATGCGAAGGATGTGGTGCGGTTCGACAAGGCGGCCGGCGGGGTCCCGACGTTCGAGAACGTATGGCACACGGATGTCACGTTCCGCGAACGTCCGGCCCTGGGTGCGGTGTTGCAACTGCGGGAGGTGCCGCCCGCGGGCGGAGACACGATGTGGGCCGATATGGCCGCGGCATACGACAATTTGCCTCCGGAAATCCGGGCGCAGGCCAATGGGGCGCGGGCGGTGCACGACTATCTCCCGGGTTTCGCGCGCTTCTACTCCGCCGTTCAACTGGCGCCATTTCAGGAGGAGTTCCCGCCGGTCGAGCATCCGGTGGTGCGCAGACACCCGGAGACCGGGCGGCGGATGCTGTTCGTCAACGCCTCCTTCACCACCCGGATCGTGGGTCTGGCCGAGGCGGAGAGCGACCGGCTGTTGCGCGTGTTGTTCCAGCAGGCGCAGGTGCCGGAGTTTCAGGTGCGGTGGCGCTGGCAGGCGGGGGACCTCGCGTTCTGGGACAACCGTGCCACCCAGCACTATGCGGTGAACGACTACGGGACGCATCGCCGGGTCGCCGAACGGGTCGCCATCGCGGGCGACCGTCCCTACTGA